The Bactrocera dorsalis isolate Fly_Bdor chromosome 2, ASM2337382v1, whole genome shotgun sequence region acattgacgagtttttttctcaactttcgtcagtgatccgcttacgagaacattgctctatttgaaaataccttgcattcatggaaagcatcgtcgaagaaatagttacgctgaaagcaagaccgaccagttcaggtgtgttctcaactaatgcattaggatgaatttacacaacccacccgaaaaacgatgattgcttcaaCCTTCgattgctactgattaatgtacgcggcgtattgcgtactgtgaatggtacggtgtgtgcaattacaattgctggaacacgataatcagtggaaacaaacgttggacgatgcgatacttcgaatgcaaatgaagatcgcacacttttcgcgataatcattttaccatatcagccttcaaatccgcgtcaattatgagatacgaacaaaaatgacattgtcgaagacattttacatcgtattcgctaaaaattggaaatgggtcaattccggttaatgcttccggtggtttgatatcaattccatctgcggtttatcaattcacgaaagatgaactcatcaccaatgttcggacattggccaaattatcgtaactatgattacttaaatgcacgcgcaatatgaactgccaaaaaatacagatgttcttgacttaaactggaagattcaaagtcaaattccggaagacttacgctcatacaaatcgaccgatcgtcttgacattgaagacgtcgccgtgaattatccagtggagtttctaaattctttggagaggcttggtatgccaccgcatcatttgcgtctcaaagtttgatttgtcgttattatgttttgcaatctgcaagcgccgaaactatgtaatgaaacccgactgattgtgacgcagctatcgaatacaaagggttGAATGCTTGGTtctacgaatttctttgagttccaacgatttgccatttcagttcaaacataTTCAGTTTCCTGTGAAAATtacatttgagatgacactcaacaggacacaaggatagtcgcatagtgtgtgcaataagtttggaaattctatgtttttcacacggccagatatacgtggcgtgcacacgagttggaaagccatcttttctgtacaccggaacagaaaccaaaaaattttgtttatcaagctgcgttacattgaaaaaaaatgaaatgataaattcaactttcttttcatttcaaaacacataatttcacgcaggacaacggctgcggggccagctagtaatacataaaaattagaatattaCTTCGAATTAGTCCGAATTATCTTGTGTAAGATCCACTATATTTAtgagtgttttttgtttgcttttataacCATCGAAATGTTCCATTTATAGGTAACtcttttttctattaaataatcAATTCAGTTatgaatattcataaaataatagCCTTAACAGACGAACAAAATTAATGCGCACCAAGAAATGTTAATCCGCATACACAATTTTTATGTTGACAGACGCAGAATTGTGCATTTAGACAACTGATTGTAaaattggtttttttatttagaaaaaaattaaataaatatggatAAGAGGAAATTATTAATGCCAATtctggtatttttggaaaatcaatataaatttaacgaaaaaattcgttttattatttattacgttaaaaaataataaagtgcaaTTAAAAGCAATACTTGATTATAACGCGAAAAAAGTAGGCGAAAAAGTAAAGAATGTTGGAATATTGGAAATGGATAGCAAAAtgtgcgttgtttattttctgccatctaaaaatattaaaatttgttttcgttaatatacttacacataATTTATTTGGCAATATAAAAACTCTGATGCTGTAACCGCAAAGGAGGCggcagacttcaagcgacatctgtcaaacaatagcaaaaatcggtTTAAACAAGTTGaccgtaaaaaaatatttataatttctttgggttcacaaaatttcattgatttatcttcagtagtttatgagataataattttacaatttttctaaatttcaaccttcaataactttaacaaaaaaatgaattttgacgaaatatttttagcaaGAGGCATGCGTCTGGTCCCCTTCTTAATGAACTgttaatttttcgaatttttcatgGCCCATTTGACATGGTTTGACCCAGCTGATTGTGAATTGCGACAACTTGTTGACACTGAaaattgtatgtaaaaattaacagctgttttaCGATATTGTTATGTCGCGATATTGCCATAAGTTTGCGAAGTTAAATAAGTACTAACTAGACCAGCAGTCCGCCTAGTCTCGTATGGGTATTTAACAAACATTTCACGTTATCAATTTTAACGTACCCATTATGAAGAGAATTCAGATATTCGGTATTTTTATGCTCTTGGTACATGTTGCCACAAAGTGTAACCTAACGGTTGCACGTATCACCTAAACTTAATGGGGATCGATATAGGAttatcttatacatatataaaaatgaaacgctATTTCGTTATGTGCTTGCATAATGTCTAAACCCAGCACGCAAAGACGTGAAAATTTGCGAAGCTATTCATTTAGTCTGCAGAAGGTCCTAAAGGAGacgttttgtttttgcaaaaccaCCGTCGATTTtgcaatatacttgtatgtatacatatatttataactcaagaatgGCTGAAGATTGGTGAGGATGTGGCTTTGGGACGGGCACTGACTACTTTTTATCGTTTTATgttaaaagttaaaacaattcgtatataaaaaataatatttcaaaactgaATCATGAATGtcatatttatatgaaacagAAACATCACGCAGTTACTGGCAGTAATTTttgttaacatatgtacatatacggaTTCTACTACTGTTACAGAGTACGAAAAAATTGTCATATTTTGAGATAATGATAATGgctcagaaatatttttgaagcatTGCACAACACAATACAGTCGATTTTGCAATTACATTTGATGAATGTTGAACAAAGCATTACCATATGAATAGATAAAGAACGCGAGATATATATTCCTATACTATTCCTTAATTGGTTTATGAAGTCAATAAAAATGTAGATTGACGATTTAATTATTCCTTTATGTTTTTATCATGATTAATGATGTCCTGGACAACAAAAAGCGAACTATTAATCGGATGGTCAAAAATGACTGGACCAACGACAATTTGGACACTGCAACCTTAGTTAGTCGAATACTAAGAATATGATATATCGTAATTAAACTTGGTACATGTGTTCCTTTGGAAAAAAGAGAGAACGAGTTCGTAGACGAGTGTAATCCGATAATTAAAGGAGTTGCAGTAGCGAGAGCTACTTGTGtgctaaaaattttggaaaatgggCGTGGTCCCACTTTCAAATAGGTTTAATTACATATCTCCTTataccttttttaatttcaaaaaatcaaaatttttttatttctttatcttAAAGGACAACGCTTTGAgaacattttctcaaattttcatagagattcgagcagaagaaaaaaagttacagcactTCTAACCGCGCGCCTCGTCGCGGCCCCAAACCCGAGCGGTTTCGatttaaacgcaaatatctcgaaatggtgttttttgaaaaatgtacttTGCGGTGACATGGATTGGCggtaaactactgaaccgattttcttcaatttttttttatatgttcgTAATGAAATTTGTCTGTGCTTGAACCATCGAATTTTTACGCACAAACTTTTTTTTCgccgaaatgaattttttagtgaaatttctagtgaccaaaaacttaattttttgcataaaacttTCCCgtgtgcacaaaaaaaaaaaaggcatCTAAGGGACACAGCCACCccttaaaaactatttgatatttttccacgaaattttgcacacacatTATTAATAAAGTGtactatcaaaaaataaaaacattcgtgTAATGAAATAATTGCTACATACCTAAAAAaagtgcgtggagtccctacgcgcggaaaaagttatacttcttagtgatattcagaagcaaaatgcgaaacaatcctacatacatatattatgtcgtttgcacatttgtctgtatgtttgcgaaagcaaatgttctacaaaagcatatttctatacttaaacaaaattattagaaccatcgtatgtttctcacatgcataaccaaaccatacttaagtcaaggcaacctaagtgtcaatggtggtattggtggtaagcgcttggaaagtcaagatgctaacacaggttcgaatctcgacagaataaatttttaattttttgcttttaacatcgtatactctacaaataaatatttttcttactaatagaaattaattttatcacagcaatatacataatatacatatacataatatacatatacataatatacatatgtatacataatattgctgtgataaatttaatttctattagtaagaaaaatatttatttgtatagtatacgatgttaaaaggcatacatcttctatcctatcttgtgtatctgcacatgctcatatgagtgtatgtacgagtatacgcatgtgcgcgttcagaaattgaaatcatattttcatcacttatcaatgtacttattacatgtgcgcgcattgacttgcatgttcatacattcatatatacttatatgtacatatatttgcatacattgccgaacaaataatgcacaagcatacaaacatacatttgcgtacacatatgaatatgtcaccaacaaaaaattgatggcaaaagctaaaaataataaattgcacaactatctggtgcttctcgcaaaaatctgcgtcgatatgtattcacgatcatacgtatacatacatacatatttacgcatgtttgtaggcgaagctgctacaccggcaaggggtgacaatcggcggccattactttacttatgccattgaaattctattgctacgaatatggaaatgacaacgaaataatgcaaatatgcatatttctaaaggtcattaatttttttgaagaaatgaaaggaatgaatgatcatcttgagaagtatagtcttaacttttcaacggccaacgcagggTAAGTCACACAAAGAATTTGCAGAAAtaaaagacaaacgaaagaaaaataatgcgcaagcaTACATAAAGCGTACTGGACTTACtgactgcattatttttgtataaaaccttggaatttattcgttaaaatcaccactcagaagtttTATCCGTTGaaagcgaacgattttcgaagaaacatcatttctaatatgccacaagacaaaataagaaatgaacttcttaaacctcacgctgtcagataaaacgatatacctcgtcatcgcgggtcgatttccaaaaaaaatgtaatgtgtacaaaagtcaaacaaaatagttgagaattcgcagaaatgaaagacaaacgaaagaaaaagaagtataacttcaataacgcacaagcatacaaacatacatatgcgcacacatgtgaatatgccaccaaccaaaaattgaaacattgttctacaaaaacaacaacagcataagcatggcaaaattgtgttgttggtagaaaaggcGAGCTGTGTCGAAAGAAACGATCAAACGATCGTCGATTGTTACCgattcgcttgctgctcgaacatcttcgcagacaaggttgatattgagcaaggttgcgcaacctgaatctatcgcaaccttttccgaactcatataagaagtataacttcaaaaatccaaactttatatatataaccctttaATCACTAAAGCTACAGTAATCAAATTCTCTCAAGACTAATACTCCACCGACACTATAAAAAAGAATGAAATCAGATGataactcaaaaaataaaagttgatacCAAGGTAGATGCAGTAAAAGCAATAAGAAGGCCACAAACTCTGATCGTTCCGACAAGCCAACAAATTGCTAAAGCCCACCAATGGCAAATGTGGAATTAAACGTTCTAAAAAATGCATGTGTTCagatgttaaaattatttgggGGGTGCAACAGGTCgaattacaaataaatagctgcaaaataaatatgaagtTGCAAGTAATACCTTACGTATTTATGTAATACAATGTGTTTAATGGAGGAGATGTTTTATGTCACAAAGGTTGTACTTGAGTTATTCAATCGAAAAACATCCACGGATAGAAGAAAAACGTTCAAATTTATGACATTGACAAAACATTAAGTGATGACAAGCTAGATGATCTAAGTTATTACAAAGGTGCGATGACTGATTCGCAGAAGACAAGGCAAAGCTTGGAAGATGTAAGACTACATGTATGGAAATTCTGGTGAACACCGAGAAGCCAGTTGTACATAGTTAGACAATATCGAGTGCCTTTTATATAAAGACCAGTATTGGCAACGGTTATTGGCGAACTATGAAAGCATAATATCATACTTCAAAATCCATCACCTCATGTAGCTACAGTTGTAACAGTAAAGAAAGAGAATGGATTTGACAGAATTTGTGTCGCTTTTCAAGCATTAAACACGTTACAAACAAGAAGCAGTTCCCAATGCCAATAGTGGAGGAGTAATTGTCAAAGCTGGAGAGTTATCTCTTTTTCACGGTTCTTAACAGTTGCCATTGCACGAAGATTGTAAAAAGTGGACTGCATTTACATCCGGAGGGATTACTTGAGTTCAATGTAATGCCGTTTGTGTTACGAAACACAATGGTTTTCgaagaaataataattcaactTATACGAAACAGAAACAATATTATAAGTTATGTTGACGAAGTATTTATTGCAACCAAGGCGGTAAGCGAGAGGTAGAGGCTTACGTTAAAGCCATGAAATATACGTCTATGGCGAAAAGTCTGAAGTTCTTAGGGCATGTTATTAGCCAAAATTGTATAAGCCAAGTTCAAGAGCAAACGAAATCCATTGAAGCTTTTTCACAGCCGACTAACGCTAGTGAAGATTCCTTGGGCTTTACTAAAGAAGGGGCAAACTTTTAAATGGACAGACGAACATGttattatatgaaattaaaacaagCGTTTTCTAATCCACCACTACTAGTTTTATGAGATCCAATGAAAAATCACGAAGTGCAAACCGATGCCAGTTCCATAGGGTTATCGGGGATTATGCTTCAACTGGAAGCCGATAAATGAAAGCCGGTACACTACTACAGCAGATGATATAGCGCAGCCGAAGCGAATTATTCATCACATGATTACGACTACGTTTATTAATCTATCGGGTTCGAAAATGCAACGCGATTTTCTTAGTCAAGCTGGGTTTACTCAATGCAACTCGAAGATGACAGTTTAcattttcagcaaatttattAACGGGAAAATAACTACAGATGAAGCTACGATTAAAGCTAATGATTATACGTTGCACAACAATCGTTTGTTCCGTAATATAGGGGAACAATTAAGGCTAGCGGTAGATGGCAAGTCGTTAAGTCGTGGTATTTAACACAACAAGATAGCAGTACGAAAACCAAAGACCAAAGGGCAATCGAAGgagtaaataaaatagttttcttaaaaTCTTCCTTTAAATCGGAACTAATTAAAAACCTTAATTGGATTGCtttcaaatgtattcatttgcaagttttgtcacattagtaaacagctgattcgaatattggttttgcgaaTGTTCCAAatagattctgtgacaccaatgaaaaacaaaattggtttgccattctgacagctaagcaattctgccttggattccacaacatcCCTGTATACTTATTGATCGCTGTTTTGTTGTTCAAGCTATCCAAGTTGATTTTGAgcaaaaagttgtgaaaaattattgttaagaTCCTTTCTAATTTCACCTCATGGACCCTAGATCTTATATAGCAAATCCCGAAAACAAATGctccaaataatatttttcgttacaaaatattgataaaattggCCTTAGTACTTCGGATACCGATTTTTTTAATCAGATCTTATGCTGGATTTAACTCTACCATAGAATTAATagcaacaagtaaggaagagctaagtgtCTGGGTGAATTATCAcccgatttcattcattctaagcacaaatatgtaccgttataataaaaacacgttttcaattttattatcacttCATTGCATGATTTAATTTTAgtgagaataaaatttttttgaatataataatattctTAATTTGATCAGATGTGTGTTAGAtgacaaaattgaaattttatggttgGGGTGTTTCTAGCAATAGAGTTACTTATAATTACAGATATGCAATATCATGCagcaaatgtaataaatttacaaCTAACTTACTTAACGattatgctttttattttatagaataaAAGTGGATTTTACAtctgaattaattattttttcaaaaaatttaaatttattcgatatgaaattttttgaaacaatttcttgCTTTGTTGAAATATCACATTTTTCGCACTTAACATACGTAAGTATATCCGTCAAACCTAGTAATTTGCAAGTGAGAAGAGTGTCCACCCTCTGGTGCTTTCTTTAGAAATAAAGTATAAGtattatacttatacatatgtggaaGATAAATACATTACTTTACGTTTAgtgcattttttttacaattctgaAGGCCTTCCTCGTGGCGTTGCATTTTTCCTCCATTTTACCGAGTGTTTCACCTACTTCCAGACGAAAATCTGCCAAACTGTCTGTGACTCTATTTGCTTTTTGTGTTTCCACTTGTTTATATAATAGCCAAACATTTACCACAGCCGTGCCAACCAAAGGATAAAAAGACGCATATACATCTTCTTAAAGTGCATTTTGATTTTGTATCGGCCTATAAAGAAAACTAGCAAATCAACACCTCCCATGAATTTGTTATACTCTGCTACAACATTTAGGCAATCGATCGTTATTTTCCGGCCCAATTTGTTATCAAACCAACGATTTTATATTACGTTCCCATCAAAAATTTTGagtgattagattacatttGATCTCTTCACTAATCTAGCTCGTTCTCACTGCTATTGGACAGATGACAAAACAGATGTTTTTGCCGTTCAATATAAtataaggggtattctcttgctcttgcaagattgcagattgcaaaaatactacaccgaaataaacaagggcacgagagcacccattgcagaatctagtgatatatgagcgactgattcagtcaatttattgtaaatgactattgtgcatgtctattgtgaattggcgcaccttctgcatgcatttttaacaaaaaaactgtagcaaaactttataatttaaatagaaattataaaatctaattaaaatttacctttctcaacagtttaacgacgtaatatgtctttatgtaaaatggcaactacaacagggttgcaattttatttttgcgtgacattgcacgctaatatacatgggttttggtctgacatatttcacagcccttgcaaatatttttctgcgtgtgtttgttgttgtgccgttgtaaatttgcaatgcttgcaccgtgcaccgggttttgcaagagcaagagaatacccctatagtatttaattataaaaactgtcttcttttaaatattttccatgtaATGGAAATAATGAACGCATTTTTTTTGGAAGTAAATTTTGAGGTGAATTAAGATTCATGGCGTTTAATTCAtttgtttgtgtaaatttttttatctttgtagtgtcgaaatcagctgtgatagTGTGATACATTttcaatgctgacaagtagatggtgCTAAGTCAGAGTCGCACAGTGAGTTTTATCGTGGATTAGATTAGATTTAAATCACCCCATtattgtatggcgaaatcttgttCAAATTtcaagattagtgggataaactACTCAACAGCTGATATcttgtgattaagtgtcggtctgaacacgGTATTATTATCTCTCCTAGAAACTACagatatatgaaaattataaacgcTTACAGCATATTCAAGGGATTATCCGCGTGTTTTCATCACAATTTTCTCATCCGGAAGCTTTAAATTGGGAATTCAGTTCCGATAAACTGTTCCCAGTGAGTAAATTCCACGTTTAGATAGGACAATCACCAATGTTACTTTGTAGTTGTTTGTTGGGATATATCCCTTAGTAATCTTATAACTATATGGCACTTGGTCCCAAATCAATTTCCTCAGGAAGTCTATTGATGCTATCGTTTTCTTGGCGAGTATATATTTCGATGTTGTAGTTATATCCAGATATACCAACCAAAACATACAACTTAAATTCCCATTTATAATTGTTCATCGACAGGTAAGCATTTCTGGGAGGGAATTGATTTAAGTTTTTCTACCAAATAGTTTACAACAGAGCTTAGTTTGGAGAGTCTATCAAAACTATGATCATTTTTGTCTTTCATTTTATCATTGTTGTTGAAATGCTacattgatttaatttttttgaatttattcacTGACTTAGTTTATTAATTCGTTGCCTGCTATTGGCACCCACATCTTCGAATATTAGGGATATGAACAATAGACATCGCAATACATATCCCTAAAAACTTTTTAGATTTTCTTtgtctatatttttaattttctctgttttttttgaaaagtgtaTAAGTTTGTTAGATTAACTATTAATTCAATGAGATCAAttgaaaaaacatataaaacgtAGCTCCACTGGCctgtaaaatttaaaagatctGGCGGTAGATTTTCGTTGCCTTTAATATCAGTATTAAAGCCGTTATACTTCCGGCtgttttattttccaaatagttttttcatattttttgcaacTCCTGTGTTTTGTTTAGTTATTTGTTAAGCACTTTAAGCGGCACTTACCTTACACGAGAATAATGCGTTCAAAAAAGGCGGAACGAAAAAGGCGAGTGTCTCGGCGGAAAAAACGTGGCGATGCTTGCGCGTTCGTAGCGATCATGAAAAAGAGGCTGGTGCCTTGTCCGTCCGCCCTTTTGTTCCCTTTTTTTGGTATGTTGAAGTCGTGATGTTGTAGTATTTGTGAGAGTGTGATGTGGAATGTAATGATGATGTGGTGTGTAATTAGGATATGGGAATGGAATGACGATGTGGTGTATGTAATGTGTGAGGTGTGGGTGTGTAATATTGTGAGGGGGGTCGgtgactcatttagccatcccggcccccctaggcaatTGATTAGCCTAGGAgttgctgcagctgttgcagcgttgccacgacGCTGCTAAGACCCACCGATCGTCGTGGCTGGGGCCTAGGCTGTCGACGCCGAATCGATGTTCCAACCCGCTGATGCAAGGCTCGACTTCCGGATTGATGCCTTGTTGCGTGGCTGCGAGATATCGGTGGCCGATTCACATTGCGCCTCGTGGTGCGGTGAAGCAGCGTGTGATGTGGTCTGCTGCAGACTTGGCACAAACCCCTCGACTCGCACTCTTGAAGCCGATGCGTCGGCGATAGGCAGTTTAAACAGTGCCCATGTGCCTGGGCCACTTGCTGTCGTTGTAACGGCCGCATCTCCCTGAAGATCCCACAGTGGTGCAGGCGATGTGGGCGGCGGCATAGGGGGCATCTTATACGATGCCCGTCCGAGACCCGTGATGAACGATTACCTGTTGCCGGTGCGGTTGCCGGTGCTGTTGCAACTGCAGCTCGGGGCGTTGGGGTAGGCCCGGTGCGTTGCACGCTGGTAGCCGACCGAACGGTTGGCGGGGCTAACACTGGCGTATCGAGGTCCATGGTAATCTACTATGTATAAAGGAGATTGTTAGTTATAAATCGGTCATGATTAGATATGAGCAATCGTGCCACGgtatgtggcatgaatgggtCGTCGTAATGATCGACCATTGGGATTAGTTTTCTTAGTTAATTGCTTACGGAATATTATTTTACGGTTGGTATTAGCGTgtttctcgttttttttttttaacgttttatttaattagttaattgtaTAGCGGGAACATCGGTTTGTGGTTTGCGGTTTATTTCGGTTTTAGTTATTAAACGgattgtttattatgtattttttcggTGTTATCGGCGATtggtaagaagcatagtttaacgagcggtcTCGTTAGAATTCCGTTTTGAGTACGAAGGTCAACtactcgtatgtgaccgtcggagccgtgatgtagcttttctatgcggccaagtcGCCATTCTGTGGGGGGGAGACAGTCGTCATGTATTAGAACcaaatctccaagctttggcgccttTTCGGGAGTTTTCCAGCGGTACCTTttgtgaaggtcctttatatactcctccttccatcggcggctgaaattatgatggagaattttaattctttcccatctgtttagtaaggatagcgactccacgcctggctcaggtatggccagaatgggtgctcctttgagaaagtgccctggtgtaagagctgttagatctgagggatcttgcgagagtgtagacaatggccgtgaattgagaacggcttcaatacgaattaataatgttgtaaattcttcaaagttaaatttgtagtttccagctacttttttaaagtgggatttaaagctttttaccgctgattcccataaaccacccatatgaggagcgcttggagggaTGAACTGCCAGTTAATGCCTTGCggagcgtacttttgtacaatctcaggggaaacttgtttgataaagtccacaaactgtttttcggtggctctttgagcGCCTATAAATGTCTTGCCGTTGTCGCTCATGAGCTTTGACGGAAAaccacgtcgtccgacgaagcgagcaaatgccgcgaggaaagcttcttttgtcagattactacatagctcgaggtgtactgcttttgtcgtaaaacagacaaagacagccacgtagcctttcatcagtgtgggagaccttagcatggatgcctttatttgaaaaggcccagcaaaatcgacacctgtgatagtgaagggcggagcaaagttgcagcgttccggtggaagtgctgccataatctgtgttcgcATCTTTTGCTTGTGCACAGTACATATCTTgcacgaaaaaatgcatttctttatttttggcttGAGTCTTGGGATATAAAACTCTTGGCGGACTATTTGTTGCATGAGGCGGTGTTCAGCGTGTAATAATAGTACGTGGACATAATTGATATATAATGAGGCAAGTTGCGATCTCTCTGGTATAACAATGGGATGACGTTCGttgtacgttaggcttgaattgaCAAGCCGACCATTTGCCCG contains the following coding sequences:
- the LOC125776667 gene encoding uncharacterized protein LOC125776667, producing the protein MQQIVRQEFYIPRLKPKIKKCIFSCKICTVHKQKMRTQIMAALPPERCNFAPPFTITGVDFAGPFQIKASMLRSPTLMKGYVAVFVCFTTKAVHLELCSNLTKEAFLAAFARFVGRRGFPSKLMSDNGKTFIGAQRATEKQFVDFIKQVSPEIVQKYAPQGINWQFIPPSAPHMGGLWESAVKSFKSHFKKVAGNYKFNFEEFTTLLIRIEAVLNSRPLSTLSQDPSDLTALTPGHFLKGAPILAIPEPGVESLSLLNRWERIKILHHNFSRRWKEEYIKDLHKRYRWKTPEKAPKLGDLVLIHDDCLPPTEWRLGRIEKLHHGSDGHIRVVDLRTQNGILTRPLVKLCFLPIADNTEKIHNKQSV